The proteins below come from a single Benincasa hispida cultivar B227 chromosome 4, ASM972705v1, whole genome shotgun sequence genomic window:
- the LOC120076141 gene encoding serine/threonine-protein phosphatase 7 long form homolog has product MSMCPKDLVILELGNDGDSDIDVEIDELLGNDRSGEHDLELIGFIQLDWHLTTALVECCRPETHTFHLPCGEYDLKGSRLSIMWLASQFPELPLDANDISVRRYARAYIMQLIGGLLFTDKSSTLVHLMLLPLLFDFEYAGMYSWGGDCLAWLYRELCWATNAQALEIAGPLILLQVWVYDRFQIIAPQVQLQALGHRPLSSNYKLEGHLSSSKPCPPMYVPIPSVRFAETRATMSSFIMGEVCRSIGEQVINP; this is encoded by the exons atgtcgatgtGTCCAAAAGATTTAGTCATTCTTGAACTTGGAAATGATGGAGACAGTGATATTGATGTTGAAATTGATGAATTATTAGGAAACGATAGAAGTGgggaacatgatcttgagttg ATCGGATTTATCCAACTTGATTGGCACCTCACTACTGCTTTAGTTGAGTGTTGTAGACCagaaacccacacatttcacctgcctTGTGGGGAAT ATGATTTGAaaggctcaagattgagtatcatGTGGTTGGCGTCCCAGTTTCCAGAATTACCTCTCGATGCCAACGACATTAGTGTACGtaggtatgcacgagcatacattatgcaacTTATTGGAGGACTTTTGTTCACTGACAAGTCAAGCACTCTAGTACATCTTATGTTACTCCCTCTACTGTTTGATTTCGAGTATGCTGGTATGTACTCTTGGGGTGGTGACTGTCTTGCATGGCTTTATAGAGAACTTTGTTGGGCTACCAATGCACAAGCTTTGGAAATAGCGGGGCCACTCATACTACTACAAGTATGGGTTTATGATAGATTTCaaattatagcaccacaagtccagtTACAGGCCTTAGGTCATCGTCCACTTAGTTCcaa CTACAAGCTAGAAGGTCATCTATCAAGTAGTAAGCCTTGCCCTCCCATGTATGTTCCCATCCCTAGTGTTCGATTTGCTGAGACTAGAGCTACAATGTCTAGCTTTATTATGGGAGAGGTGTGTAGATCTATTGGTGAACAAGTTATCAACCCTTAA